A window from Methanobacterium sp. encodes these proteins:
- a CDS encoding DUF2162 domain-containing protein, with protein MLELLWQFGILLAILVFGVKIGLVTGFAGLSKKSVGVIAANYGAGIYILTFLISEHADMVYKVVNEYSFVIFMALALIITYTGFYTLREWKLHGKNSSKVLNAAMIALCPCCFGAVLAAIVLASPFTGVSTAFIGQYAAIYLSFTIVAFYFASGAIIRISKKPFPVLLGNFMLFVGLFFLAFAILIPNIDTVLKSPMSPVNVPSVRTLIYASVVVIILLFTGFYRAKEQSDLIQK; from the coding sequence ATGTTAGAGTTATTATGGCAATTTGGAATATTATTGGCAATTTTAGTATTCGGTGTTAAAATAGGGCTTGTAACAGGATTTGCTGGACTTTCAAAAAAATCAGTCGGAGTAATAGCAGCAAATTATGGTGCAGGAATATATATTTTGACATTTTTAATCTCAGAACATGCAGATATGGTGTACAAAGTAGTAAATGAATATAGTTTTGTTATATTCATGGCCCTGGCACTTATAATCACTTATACGGGCTTCTACACCCTTAGAGAATGGAAACTGCATGGTAAAAACAGTTCTAAAGTATTAAATGCAGCTATGATTGCACTGTGCCCCTGCTGTTTTGGAGCGGTTTTAGCAGCAATAGTGCTTGCATCTCCATTTACGGGAGTTTCTACAGCATTTATAGGGCAGTATGCGGCCATTTATTTAAGTTTTACAATAGTAGCATTCTATTTTGCATCTGGTGCAATAATCAGAATCTCAAAAAAACCATTCCCTGTTTTACTTGGAAATTTCATGCTTTTTGTTGGATTATTTTTTTTAGCGTTTGCTATTTTGATCCCAAATATAGATACAGTTTTAAAATCTCCAATGAGCCCTGTAAACGTGCCCTCTGTTAGAACACTTATTTATGCATCAGTAGTTGTAATTATTCTATTGTTTACTGGATTTTACAGGGCAAAGGAGCAGAGTGATTTAATACAAAAATGA
- a CDS encoding substrate-binding domain-containing protein — translation MKDRTTVIITILIVLIAGIGVYAESFLNSSKPGSDMPAFREVVLNDPQGTGNNSTNGTGNITGNTSQTGTRNITETTNRTGITNKPQSGTGTGPGEARKDTNNVPKRTLKISTTTSLYDTKLLDEIESAFEKKYPVDVHIIAAGTGIAIGHGEKGDVDLLLVHDKTREENFVKAGFGTRRTEFAYNHFWVVGPADDPAGIKGPSATSGFKKIAEEGNKTPDRVKFVSRGDTSGTHSREIRIWGLAGVNHTSIRNATLWYRESGTGMGTTLTIADNLKAYTLTDSGTFLAFSKGDKIRLVPLVTTGSDLLNVYTAIPVNPQKHSHTNIEDAENFVSFLISTQGQGIIGNFGKDKFGEPLFTPI, via the coding sequence ATGAAGGATAGAACAACCGTGATAATCACTATTTTAATAGTACTTATTGCAGGAATAGGAGTCTATGCAGAATCATTTTTAAATAGTTCTAAACCTGGTTCTGATATGCCAGCATTTAGAGAAGTTGTTCTAAATGATCCTCAAGGTACAGGGAACAACAGCACTAATGGAACTGGAAATATAACTGGGAATACAAGCCAGACAGGAACCAGGAATATAACTGAGACTACAAACCGGACCGGAATCACGAATAAACCACAATCTGGAACTGGAACAGGCCCTGGAGAAGCCAGGAAAGATACCAACAATGTTCCAAAAAGAACACTTAAAATTTCAACTACAACAAGTTTGTATGATACAAAACTTTTAGATGAAATAGAAAGTGCATTTGAGAAAAAATACCCTGTCGACGTGCATATAATAGCTGCAGGTACAGGTATAGCTATAGGGCACGGTGAAAAAGGGGACGTGGATCTTCTTCTTGTCCACGATAAAACCAGAGAAGAAAATTTTGTGAAGGCCGGATTTGGTACAAGGCGTACAGAATTTGCTTACAACCACTTCTGGGTAGTTGGCCCCGCAGATGATCCTGCAGGTATTAAGGGTCCAAGCGCTACATCAGGGTTTAAAAAAATAGCTGAAGAAGGTAATAAAACTCCAGATAGGGTTAAATTCGTATCCCGTGGTGATACATCAGGTACTCATAGTAGAGAAATAAGAATATGGGGCCTTGCTGGAGTAAACCATACCAGTATTAGAAATGCCACATTGTGGTACAGAGAAAGCGGTACAGGAATGGGAACTACTTTAACAATAGCAGATAATCTAAAAGCGTACACTTTAACTGATTCAGGGACATTCCTTGCATTTTCTAAAGGGGATAAAATAAGGCTTGTACCTTTAGTAACAACAGGAAGCGATTTACTGAACGTTTACACAGCAATACCAGTGAATCCACAGAAACACAGCCATACTAATATTGAAGACGCTGAAAATTTCGTTAGCTTCTTAATATCTACTCAGGGACAGGGGATAATTGGTAACTTCGGTAAAGACAAATTTGGAGAGCCCCTTTTCACACCTATATAA
- a CDS encoding glutamate synthase-related protein, which produces MPFKIEKSRELCRRDFDRPGCCWYMCDDRDEELCKNCYSCYNNCPHDVYEIIDDESYPIHHENCVGCRICEEMCPNDAIEVNAVVEDRRNVWSFSDLVEINRKSREGSYKVRGCGATRVVPTFDDLVIVPAQVSRPPIDKYREPCNTKVTLGDRYAENPLELDTPIMIAAMSFGALSKEAKIALAMGATLAGTATNTGEGGMLPEERKYAKKLIAQYASGRFGVSADYLNNSEAVEIKIGQGAKSGMGGHLLGEKVTAEVSRIRKIEEGADALSPARHMDIVGPEDLNMKIDQLREITDWKVPIIVKFTSGRVSDDVKIAAKAGADIIVVDGMQGGTGAGPDVVTEHSGIPTIAAIVEADEALKHVNLRKKVSLVAGGGIRNGADVAKAIALGADAVYIATSALVSIGCRVCQMCYAGTCRKGIATQNPQLRRRLDYMESGKKVARYIEAMTEEACMLTQQAGNTDLQKLEKDDLRALTVESSLLTGVKMAGLEAVGHGVFGATKL; this is translated from the coding sequence TTGCCATTTAAAATTGAAAAAAGCAGGGAACTTTGCAGAAGAGACTTTGATAGACCTGGCTGCTGCTGGTACATGTGTGATGATCGAGATGAAGAACTCTGTAAAAACTGTTATTCCTGTTATAATAACTGTCCTCATGATGTTTACGAAATAATTGATGATGAATCTTACCCTATACATCATGAAAATTGTGTTGGATGCAGAATATGCGAAGAAATGTGTCCAAATGATGCAATAGAAGTAAATGCTGTGGTGGAGGATAGAAGAAATGTCTGGTCATTTTCAGACCTTGTGGAAATAAACAGAAAATCCAGAGAAGGAAGTTACAAAGTAAGGGGTTGTGGAGCCACAAGAGTAGTTCCAACTTTCGATGATCTTGTAATTGTCCCGGCCCAGGTCTCAAGACCGCCCATCGACAAATACAGGGAACCCTGCAACACAAAAGTAACATTAGGAGATAGATATGCAGAAAACCCTCTTGAACTGGACACTCCAATTATGATTGCAGCAATGTCATTTGGTGCCTTAAGTAAAGAGGCAAAAATAGCGCTTGCCATGGGTGCAACACTTGCAGGGACAGCAACCAACACTGGAGAAGGAGGAATGCTTCCAGAAGAGCGGAAATACGCAAAAAAGCTCATAGCACAGTACGCTTCAGGAAGATTTGGAGTATCAGCAGATTACCTGAACAACTCTGAAGCAGTTGAGATTAAAATAGGTCAGGGAGCAAAGTCAGGCATGGGAGGACACCTTTTAGGCGAAAAGGTCACTGCAGAAGTCTCCAGAATTAGGAAGATAGAAGAAGGTGCAGATGCTTTAAGTCCAGCAAGACACATGGACATTGTTGGACCCGAAGATTTGAACATGAAAATAGACCAGTTGAGGGAAATAACCGACTGGAAAGTGCCTATTATTGTTAAATTCACCTCTGGAAGAGTAAGCGATGACGTGAAAATTGCTGCAAAGGCAGGTGCAGATATAATCGTTGTAGACGGTATGCAGGGAGGAACAGGTGCTGGGCCAGATGTGGTAACAGAACATTCAGGTATTCCAACAATTGCTGCCATTGTGGAAGCTGATGAAGCATTAAAACATGTTAACTTACGTAAAAAGGTAAGTCTTGTAGCTGGTGGAGGTATAAGAAATGGTGCCGATGTTGCAAAAGCAATTGCTTTAGGTGCTGATGCAGTCTACATAGCTACTTCTGCTCTTGTCTCAATTGGATGCAGAGTCTGCCAGATGTGTTATGCTGGAACCTGCAGAAAAGGCATTGCAACTCAAAATCCACAACTTAGAAGACGCCTTGATTACATGGAAAGCGGTAAAAAGGTAGCAAGATACATAGAAGCAATGACTGAGGAAGCATGCATGTTAACTCAACAAGCTGGAAATACAGACTTACAAAAACTTGAAAAAGATGATTTACGTGCTCTTACTGTGGAATCATCCCTTTTAACTGGCGTTAAAATGGCTGGTTTAGAAGCCGTCGGACACGGAGTGTTCGGGGCCACGAAACTTTAG
- a CDS encoding Coenzyme F420 hydrogenase/dehydrogenase, beta subunit C-terminal domain: MVGTPCQILAAAKMSNYMEKFPVDIKIGLFCMENFSYSYMRELLKEYDVDINDVTQFRIEKGHLWLHLTEDKVVKIPLNKAKKCMRKNCKICMDFTSEQSDVSIGSAGSPEGWSTVIIRTDKGLELIEAAENENYLETKPIGEGGFKIIEKLANEKKSENKAEISKRENVARPVLYRRQMAGEEFIKEVSDCQFNDLKGDVIDIGACVLCGTCVYVCPEDIIEIRDRKPQIKGECPEGCNICYVTCPRTYVPDEILSIESDKTPLGRYINILSAKARRVEGQDGGVATALLTYILSKKIADDVIVVDKNISKPWKAEAKLTDNIGDVLKASGTKYSACSIFESLKSTS, from the coding sequence ATGGTAGGAACACCGTGCCAGATTCTTGCAGCAGCAAAAATGAGTAATTACATGGAAAAATTCCCTGTAGACATTAAAATTGGGCTTTTTTGCATGGAGAACTTTTCATATTCCTACATGAGGGAACTGCTTAAAGAATACGATGTGGACATAAACGATGTTACACAGTTTAGAATAGAAAAAGGACATCTCTGGCTCCATTTAACAGAAGACAAAGTGGTTAAAATCCCCCTGAATAAGGCAAAAAAATGCATGCGAAAAAACTGTAAGATTTGCATGGATTTTACATCAGAACAGTCAGATGTATCCATAGGATCTGCAGGTTCCCCAGAAGGGTGGTCAACTGTAATAATAAGGACAGATAAAGGTCTTGAACTTATTGAAGCTGCAGAAAACGAGAATTACCTAGAAACAAAACCAATCGGTGAAGGCGGGTTTAAAATAATAGAAAAGCTTGCAAATGAAAAAAAAAGTGAGAATAAAGCAGAAATTAGTAAAAGAGAAAATGTAGCAAGGCCGGTATTATACAGAAGGCAAATGGCAGGGGAAGAATTTATCAAAGAAGTCTCTGACTGTCAGTTCAACGATTTAAAAGGAGATGTAATAGATATTGGTGCCTGCGTACTCTGTGGTACATGTGTTTATGTCTGTCCAGAGGATATAATTGAAATTAGAGATAGAAAACCTCAAATTAAAGGAGAATGTCCTGAAGGATGCAATATCTGCTATGTGACATGTCCAAGAACCTATGTTCCAGACGAAATTCTAAGCATAGAATCAGATAAAACCCCACTTGGAAGATATATCAATATATTATCTGCAAAAGCAAGAAGAGTAGAAGGACAGGATGGAGGAGTGGCTACAGCACTTTTAACCTACATATTATCAAAGAAAATTGCAGATGATGTAATTGTTGTAGATAAAAACATTTCAAAACCCTGGAAAGCTGAAGCAAAACTTACAGATAATATTGGAGATGTATTAAAAGCATCAGGAACAAAATACTCAGCATGTTCAATTTTTGAATCACTTAAAAGTACAAGTTGA
- a CDS encoding GXGXG domain-containing protein, whose product MKEIEIDANSMVPRDLNRAVKQAARKYDRIIIKNPNAMHYMVAGLTDDVEILIDGSAGYFAGTMIDGAKIHITGNAGWFPADNMTDGEVIIDGTAGDGVGQGIYGGTVVVRKNTGSRTGEIMKNGTIIIGGNSGFMSGLFMMGGRIIVLGDVSDDAGESIIRGAMYILGNIKSLGKNAKIEEIDDNDKNELKELLPVYGFELEEDKYNDFKKIVPRSKRPFYGRESEEG is encoded by the coding sequence ATGAAGGAAATAGAGATTGATGCTAATTCAATGGTTCCAAGGGATTTAAATCGTGCTGTAAAGCAGGCTGCCAGGAAATATGACCGGATCATTATTAAAAACCCAAATGCAATGCATTACATGGTTGCAGGACTTACAGACGATGTTGAAATCTTGATTGATGGTTCTGCAGGTTATTTTGCAGGTACCATGATAGATGGTGCAAAAATACACATAACTGGGAACGCAGGGTGGTTTCCTGCAGATAATATGACTGATGGAGAAGTTATAATAGATGGTACAGCTGGAGACGGTGTTGGACAGGGGATATACGGCGGTACAGTAGTTGTACGGAAAAATACAGGTTCCAGAACTGGAGAAATAATGAAAAACGGTACCATCATAATTGGTGGGAACTCTGGATTTATGAGTGGGCTTTTCATGATGGGGGGGCGCATTATAGTTCTTGGAGATGTATCAGATGATGCTGGCGAATCAATTATTAGGGGAGCTATGTACATTCTTGGGAACATTAAAAGCCTTGGTAAAAACGCTAAAATTGAAGAAATTGACGATAACGATAAAAATGAACTTAAAGAACTATTACCTGTTTATGGATTCGAATTAGAGGAAGATAAATATAATGACTTCAAAAAAATAGTTCCAAGAAGTAAAAGACCCTTCTACGGTAGGGAATCAGAGGAAGGATAA
- a CDS encoding glutamine amidotransferase — MCGIAGVVFKDKKLHPVGEIMTRMLDALQHRGPDSAGFSIYGGLGLGDHEYLLNIEVKERSGLLQEVKETVNAVTPIEKEEIIPSVENYSIYRCKIALNSFEELKPLIMDIDKLEDVVVLNGSHSFEMIKDVGSVKEIADRYDTYSKMGTHAIGHTRFSTESIVDRYHAHPFQSYIIPDITVVHNGQITNYWKIRDPLERKGHIFETNNDTECIVHYIADKLHEDYKLEEALEQSVKDMDGPFSYIVGTPDGVGIAKDQLGLRPGVLAENNEVFAIASEEVSLRAVMETNQIDQISPGESRAYTIR, encoded by the coding sequence TTGTGCGGAATAGCAGGAGTTGTATTTAAAGACAAAAAATTACATCCAGTAGGGGAAATCATGACCAGAATGCTTGATGCCCTACAACACAGAGGACCAGATTCTGCAGGTTTTTCCATATATGGAGGCCTGGGTTTAGGAGATCATGAATATCTATTAAACATAGAAGTAAAAGAAAGATCAGGTCTTCTTCAAGAGGTAAAAGAAACCGTTAATGCGGTTACACCAATTGAAAAGGAAGAAATAATTCCATCAGTAGAAAATTACAGTATCTACAGGTGTAAAATAGCATTAAACTCATTTGAAGAGCTTAAACCTCTTATTATGGATATAGATAAGTTAGAAGATGTGGTCGTACTTAATGGAAGCCACTCATTTGAAATGATAAAGGATGTGGGTTCTGTAAAAGAAATTGCAGATAGATATGATACATATTCAAAAATGGGGACTCATGCGATTGGTCATACTCGCTTTTCAACCGAAAGTATAGTAGACCGTTATCATGCACATCCATTCCAGAGTTACATTATCCCAGACATTACTGTGGTGCACAACGGACAGATTACAAATTACTGGAAAATAAGAGATCCGCTTGAGAGAAAAGGACATATCTTCGAGACCAACAACGATACTGAATGTATTGTGCACTACATAGCAGATAAACTCCATGAAGACTACAAACTTGAAGAAGCACTGGAGCAGTCTGTAAAAGACATGGACGGGCCGTTTTCATACATTGTGGGGACACCAGATGGTGTGGGAATAGCAAAAGACCAGTTAGGACTTAGACCCGGTGTTCTTGCTGAAAATAACGAAGTGTTTGCTATAGCCTCTGAAGAGGTTTCTCTACGTGCTGTGATGGAGACTAACCAGATAGATCAAATATCACCAGGAGAATCAAGAGCATATACAATTAGGTGA
- the pdxT gene encoding pyridoxal 5'-phosphate synthase glutaminase subunit PdxT: MVRIGILNLQGDVSEHFDITSQTLKDMEIKARVLKVKTCEEVSRCDGIIISGGESTVIGKLMENTGIMKLIIEKKIPVMGTCAGMVLLAKKTDYKQPLLGLIDMEVKRNAFGRQKASFEDEIEILGEKFKGVFIRAPYIEKVGNNVDVLSKYQNKIIAVKSGKHIATAFHPELTGNTRIHRYFIKEVLNCAE; encoded by the coding sequence ATGGTCAGGATTGGCATCTTAAATTTACAGGGAGACGTTTCTGAACATTTTGATATCACCAGTCAAACACTAAAAGATATGGAAATTAAAGCTCGTGTTTTAAAGGTGAAAACCTGTGAAGAAGTTTCAAGATGTGACGGGATAATAATTTCTGGTGGAGAAAGTACAGTTATAGGTAAATTAATGGAAAACACAGGCATTATGAAACTGATTATTGAAAAAAAGATTCCGGTAATGGGGACATGTGCCGGAATGGTGCTTCTTGCAAAAAAAACCGATTACAAGCAGCCGTTACTTGGACTAATCGATATGGAAGTTAAAAGAAATGCTTTCGGCCGGCAAAAAGCGTCATTTGAAGATGAAATAGAAATATTAGGTGAAAAATTCAAAGGCGTGTTTATTAGAGCGCCTTACATTGAAAAAGTGGGAAACAATGTTGATGTGCTCTCAAAATATCAGAATAAAATTATTGCAGTAAAAAGTGGGAAACATATTGCCACAGCATTTCATCCAGAGCTTACAGGCAATACACGAATCCACAGATACTTCATAAAGGAGGTATTAAATTGTGCGGAATAG
- a CDS encoding malate dehydrogenase: MKVSIIGATGRVGRAAAFCLAEENSVNELVLIAREESLCKIHGESLDIYDALAAKGIYVSIKTSSKLEEIRESNVVVLTAGTSRKPGMEREDLGTWNAQIVAEYSKKIAEFAPDSIILVVTNPVDVMTCVALKTSGFKKNRVFGLGNHLDSLRFKNYMAKHFHVHVSEIHTRIIGQHGPHMVPLISSTSIGGIPIEYYSAWDYFTSYKPFDIKKTIENVKNAGSNIIGKKGATEYGPAFAILNIVTTILNDENKILTVSAYLDGEIENIKDVCLGVPVKLGIDGIKGILQIKMSEEERKGFLKAAEVVKNETRKIMKKLN, translated from the coding sequence TTGAAAGTCAGTATAATCGGTGCAACAGGAAGGGTAGGGAGAGCAGCAGCATTCTGTCTGGCTGAAGAGAACTCTGTAAATGAATTAGTGCTTATTGCCCGGGAAGAAAGCTTATGTAAAATACATGGTGAATCACTGGATATATATGATGCACTTGCTGCAAAGGGAATTTATGTTTCCATAAAAACTTCTTCGAAACTTGAAGAAATCAGAGAATCTAATGTGGTTGTTTTAACTGCGGGAACTTCAAGGAAGCCCGGGATGGAAAGAGAAGACCTTGGAACCTGGAATGCACAGATAGTGGCAGAATATTCTAAGAAAATTGCAGAATTTGCTCCAGATTCCATAATACTTGTAGTAACCAATCCTGTTGATGTAATGACATGCGTAGCCTTAAAAACTTCTGGATTTAAGAAAAACAGGGTTTTTGGACTTGGAAATCACCTTGATTCTCTCAGATTTAAAAATTATATGGCAAAACACTTCCACGTGCATGTAAGCGAGATTCATACAAGAATAATAGGCCAGCACGGACCACATATGGTCCCGTTAATAAGTTCAACATCCATTGGAGGTATTCCTATTGAATATTATTCTGCATGGGATTATTTTACCTCTTACAAACCATTTGATATTAAAAAAACTATAGAAAATGTGAAAAATGCAGGCAGCAATATAATTGGTAAAAAAGGAGCAACTGAATATGGGCCTGCTTTTGCAATTCTCAATATCGTTACTACCATATTAAATGATGAAAATAAAATTCTAACTGTAAGTGCCTATTTAGATGGAGAAATCGAAAATATTAAAGATGTCTGCCTTGGAGTACCTGTTAAGCTTGGGATAGATGGAATTAAAGGAATATTGCAGATTAAAATGAGTGAAGAAGAAAGAAAAGGTTTCCTGAAAGCTGCAGAAGTGGTTAAAAATGAAACCAGGAAAATAATGAAAAAACTGAATTAA
- a CDS encoding HEAT repeat domain-containing protein, whose amino-acid sequence MEREENIKRLIQNLKDDDGLVQHQNMGLLEEIGEPAVENLIDALKDPNKMVRRGAALTLGVIGDERAVSPLINAMNDRNKLVRRAASGALAQIGNPAVKPLISSLNDDNWRVRGGAAWALGKIKNKDAFEPLVSLLDDESGFVRSGAAYSLGELGDKRAVEPLNRALEDKSSFVKKVAAVSLKKVH is encoded by the coding sequence ATGGAAAGAGAAGAAAACATTAAAAGACTGATCCAGAATTTGAAGGATGATGATGGACTTGTACAGCATCAAAACATGGGACTCCTTGAAGAAATAGGTGAACCAGCAGTTGAAAATCTTATTGATGCTCTAAAAGACCCCAACAAAATGGTTAGGCGAGGAGCTGCGCTTACACTTGGAGTTATTGGGGATGAAAGAGCTGTTAGTCCACTTATAAATGCTATGAACGATAGGAATAAATTGGTGAGGAGGGCGGCGTCTGGTGCACTTGCACAGATTGGAAACCCTGCAGTAAAACCACTTATATCATCATTAAATGATGATAATTGGAGAGTTAGGGGAGGTGCAGCATGGGCACTGGGTAAAATTAAAAATAAAGATGCTTTTGAGCCACTTGTTAGCTTACTGGATGATGAAAGTGGTTTTGTAAGAAGTGGGGCAGCATATTCTCTGGGAGAATTAGGCGACAAACGAGCTGTTGAGCCCTTAAACAGGGCACTTGAAGATAAAAGCAGTTTCGTTAAAAAAGTGGCAGCAGTGTCATTGAAAAAGGTTCACTAG